From one Coffea eugenioides isolate CCC68of chromosome 11, Ceug_1.0, whole genome shotgun sequence genomic stretch:
- the LOC113751580 gene encoding oxysterol-binding protein-related protein 1D, whose protein sequence is MNPLCCIAPVSVDRDRANPTVVKSQSDSLGVGNAVAAKPLGFNSRQSFSTARISSVNGDSDLPANCNNNVSSNNNSDGLVDQNVGEGKEAKAVYSGNVNVAGVLYKWVNYGKGWRARWFVLEDGVLSYYKVHGPDKIVINPGREKGAKVIGEESWRYMRKASCIGGYQHRVNRTVKQWKPFGEVHLKVSSVRASKSDDKRLSIFTGTKTLHLRCQSREDRTAWIEALLVAKDQFPRMLSSSDLETSEEFVVSTEKLRSRLLQEGLGEAVVKDCESIMLHEFSELQNQSKALQLKHILLVDRLRQLETEKIELETTVVDETKERDSCCGGNRRFSDFYSILSEGSASDSDADNESRGGGDIETDEEGMYFDTNDFMPAESLRSASYRSRENTENACSSFTNEKGSFFSDRLRGVEIEIKAIEYPYVRRRNNLPEPKEREKPVGLWSIIKDNIGKDLSGVCLPVYFNEPLSSLQKCFEDLEYSYLVDRALQWGKQGNDLMRILNIAAFAVSGYASTEGRQCKPFNPLLGETYEADYPDKGLRFFSEKVSHHPMVVACHCEGRGWKFWADSNLKGKFWGRSIQLDPVGILSLQFEDGETFQWSKITTSIYNIIIGTIYCDHYGTMRIRGSGKYSCKLKFKEQSIIDRNPHQVHGFVQDNKTGEKVAMLLGKWDEAMYYVLGDPTTKPKGYDPMTEAILLWERNKSVTKTRYNLTPFAISLNELTPGLPEKLPPTDSRLRPDQRHLENGEYELANSEKLRLEQLQRQARKLQERGWQPRWFQKDEDGCYHYVGGYWEAREKRNWEGIPNIFGQRNDLSPHVIE, encoded by the exons ATGAATCCCCTGTGCTGCATTGCTCCGGTTTCAGTCGATCGAGATCGGGCTAATCCGACCGTGGTGAAGTCGCAGAGCGACTCGTTAGGGGTGGGGAATGCTGTGGCTGCAAAACCCCTGGGTTTTAACTCGAGGCAGAGTTTTTCTACTGCTCGGATTTCGTCGGTGAATGGGGATTCCGATTTACCTGCAAACTGTAATAATAATGTCAGCAGTAATAATAACTCCGACGGTCTTGTTGATCAAAATGTGGGCGAAGGAAAGGAGGCAAAGGCAGTGTACAGTGGGAATGTGAACGTGGCTGGGGTGTTGTACAAGTGGGTGAACTATGGGAAGGGGTGGAGAGCTAGGTGGTTTGTGCTGGAAGATGGCGTGCTGTCGTACTATAAAGTTCACGGGCCGGATAAGATCGTGATCAATCCTGGGAGAGAGAAGGGCGCGAAGGTTATTGGGGAGGAATCCTGGAGGTATATGAGGAAAGCAAGTTGTATTGGGGGTTATCAGCATCGAGTTAACCGGACTGTTAAACAGTGGAAACCCTTTGGTGAAGTGCATTTGAAG GTGTCTTCTGTTCGAGCAAGCAAGTCAGATGACAAAAGGCTTTCAATATTCACTGGAACAAAAACTCTCCACTTGCGTTGCCAGTCTAGAGAAGACCGAACTGCATGGATCGAGGCACTTCTGGTTGCTAAAGATCAATTCCCAAGAATGTTGTCAAGTAGCGATTTGGAAACTTCTGAAGAGTTTGTTGTCTCAACAGAGAAGCTACGATCACGATTACTACAAGAGGGTCTTGGTGAGGCAGTTGTTAAGGATTGTGAGTCTATTATGCTTCATGAATTTAGTGAGCTGCAGAATCAGTCGAAGGCTCTTCAACTTAAACATATTTTGCTGGTGGACAGGTTGAGACAGCTTGAG ACTGAAAAGATTGAGTTGGAAACAACTGTGGTTGATGAAACCAAGGAGAGGGATTCATGTTGTGGAGGGAACAGAAGATTCAGTG ATTTTTATTCCATCTTGTCGGAGGGGAGTGCAAGTGATTCTGATGCCGATAACGAAAGCCGAGGTGGAGGAGATATTGAAACAGATGAAGAAGGCATGTATTTTGACACAAATGATTTTATGCCTGCTGAATCTTTGAGAAGTGCTTCTTATCGAAGTAGAGAGAATACAGAAAATGCATGTAGCTCTTTTACAAATGAAAAAGGCTCATTCTTTTCTGATCGTCTGAGGGGAGTTGAGATAGAAATTAAGGCAATAGAATATCCATATGTCAGAAGACGGAATAATTTGCCAGAACCTAAGGAGAGAGAAAAGCCAGTTGGGTTATGGTCAATAATCAAGGATAATATTGGAAAGGATCTGTCTGGAGTCTGCCTTCCAGTTTACTTCAATGAGCCACTATCTTCATTGCAGAAATGCTTTGAAGATTTGGAGTACTCATACTTGGTTGACCGTGCATTGCAATGGGGAAAGCAG GGGAATGATTTGATGAGAATATTGAATATAGCAGCTTTTGCTGTTTCTGGCTATGCTTCAACAGAGGGTAGGCAATGCAAACCTTTCAATCCTTTACTCGGGGAGACATACGAGGCTGACTACCCAGATAAAGGTCTACGTTTCTTCTCGGAAAAG GTTAGTCATCATCCAATGGTTGTTGCTTGCCACTGTGAGGGCAGAGGATGGAAATTCTGGGCAGATTCCAATCTAAAAGGCAAGTTTTGGGGACGCTCGATTCAGCTTGATCCTGTGGGGATTCTTAGCTTGCAGTTTGAAGATGGCGAGACATTTCAATGGAGCAAGATCACCACTTCCATATACAATATCATAATTGGTACAATCTATTGTGATCACTATGGTACCATGCGCATCAGGGGTAGCGGTAAATATTCTTGCAAGCTCAAATTCAAGGAGCAGTCTATCATAGACCGTAATCCACATCAG GTTCATGGATTCGTGCAAGACAACAAAACAGGAGAGAAGGTGGCAATGTTATTGGGGAAGTGGGATGAAGCGATGTACTATGTCTTGGGAGACCCCACTACAAAGCCTAAGGGATATGATCCCATGACAGAAGCCATATTGCTGTGGGAGAGGAACAAATCTGTTACCAAGACAAGATACAATCTTACACCTTTTGCCATATCCTTAAATGAATTGACACCTGGCTTACCAGAGAAGCTTCCTCCAACTGATTCGAGGCTGAGGCCAGATCAACGGCATTTAGAGAATGGAGAGTATGAGCTGGCAAATTCTGAGAAGCTAAGACTTGAACAACTACAAAGACAG GCAAGAAAGCTGCAGGAGAGAGGTTGGCAGCCAAGATGGTTCCAGAAGGATGAGGACGGTTGTTACCACTATGTTGGTGGATATTGGGAAGCAAGGGAGAAACGAAATTGGGAAGGGATCCCCAATATATTTGGACAGAGAAATGATTTGTCCCCTCATGTAATAGAGTAA